AACTTGTAGGGCAGGTAGAATCTTGGATAGGCGTCCACCCGATGGCCCCTTTGGCCGTCGTCTCTGTAAAAATAGGTATATTCAGAATCCAAGTCATAATAAAAAGGGGAGCTTAGAAGCTGCTGTTTGGAGGCATTGAATTCGACATACGGCAGTTTCTGCAGGGTTGTGTCCGTATCGCCCTGGCGCCGGTTGATGACGTTATCATACCAGCGCAGCTCGCCGTTGAAGTTGTATTGGGTCCAGCTGCGACTCAAAGTGAGTTTGTTGGTTCTGGTTGAATCGTTGTTCTCGTCAAGTTCCCGGCCGAAAGTTTTGAGAAAATATTCATTGGTTGCTTCAAACCCGCTATAGCCCGTTTCGAATTCGCGCAGGTAATCCTGATCGCTCACAAAGTCTAGATCAAGTTTGGCAGAGAGTTCAAAAGGCAAGGCCTGATCATGCTTCATTCGGAACCAGTAACGGTCGGAATTGGGGCGAGCTGCCCCGTCTTCGAAATAACCCCAATCTTGATCCAACTCTTGATTGCCGCTATCGATTTTTTTATCATTCAAATAGTCGTACATCAAGGTACCTTGTGACTGTTCATCCAAAACATAACGGTATTCCATACCGAGTTTTTCTCCACGACGTCCCATGTGGTGCGCATAGAAAGTAGCATCCGAGCTGTCGTCGATGACCAGGTATAACGGCTGAATGTATTCTTCCCATTTTCGCTCTGAATATCCGATTTGGGGCGGCAGCAGGCCGGACTGGCGTTTTGTCTTAACCGGGAAGACCAGCAGGGGTGAATACATCACGGGTGCATATTTGGTCCATAGGGCTGTGTGTTTGGCAATTCCGTACCCTTCGACGGTGACATGAATATCTTTTCCGGTAATCTTCCAGGCCGGATGGTCGCCGTCGCAGGTCGTAACGCAGCCCCTGTCGGCGGTATAGGAATCCGGTCCTGTTTTCTGGATTTTGTCGCCTTTTATATAAAAATGATTGGCTTTCATGAATATTGTGCCGTTATAAACCGTTCCGGTCTCGGTCCCAAGATCCATTTCCAATCGGTCGCCGATTAAAACATCCTCCCCGGAGGTCATGATCACATGGCCGATTGCCAGCACCTTATTGGTTTGCTGTTCAAGACGAACAAAATCGGCGGTAAGGTTTTTATCCGTTTTGGTAATGGTTACATTGCCCCTGGCGGTATATTGATCCAGATTTTTATCGTAGCTTATTGCGTCGGCATAGATATGCCACGGTTCATTGGGATCATCTTTAAATGGTTGAAAACCCGGGTTTGACAAGGCATAATCGGCAGTTGCAGCTATAACAAACAAGATCATGGCAAAGCGTGCAATAAAGATACGGATACGGGCGGGCTTCAAATCCCTTGTACGTGTCCGAAGGCCGGTCTCAAAGCGGAAAAAGGGCATAAGATCTAATTCAAAACTCCATTTTAACAAGAACGTTTCGTTTTGCATTCGGCGGGATTAAAAACCGTTTGCACAAGGCCCTAAGACCGTTGCCGAGCAGTTGCCGTTGTTGCGGTCATATAACTGCTGCAGAATAACAACTTGAATCCGATTAAAAAATTAAGTATAAATCTATTTCATTGAAAAATGTCAAGATGTAGTTGGCCCAACATTTTCTTTTAAATAATTATGAGTTGAGATATTAACCCGGACATTTCATGAAAATTTTTGAGAAGACTCTATTTATTAAAAACAGTATATTATCTATATATGTAACTGCCCGGCTGCAAAGACTCAAGGGCGCAAAGAGGGGCCTTCAATTATTATCCGGAGATTTCAGCATCAATGAATATACTTTTAACCAATGACGACGGTATCCATGCCAAAGGCCTTTGGGCGCTTTATAAAAAATTTGCGCCGCAACACTCGGTAACCGTAGT
This portion of the Candidatus Desulfatibia profunda genome encodes:
- a CDS encoding LPS-assembly protein LptD yields the protein MILFVIAATADYALSNPGFQPFKDDPNEPWHIYADAISYDKNLDQYTARGNVTITKTDKNLTADFVRLEQQTNKVLAIGHVIMTSGEDVLIGDRLEMDLGTETGTVYNGTIFMKANHFYIKGDKIQKTGPDSYTADRGCVTTCDGDHPAWKITGKDIHVTVEGYGIAKHTALWTKYAPVMYSPLLVFPVKTKRQSGLLPPQIGYSERKWEEYIQPLYLVIDDSSDATFYAHHMGRRGEKLGMEYRYVLDEQSQGTLMYDYLNDKKIDSGNQELDQDWGYFEDGAARPNSDRYWFRMKHDQALPFELSAKLDLDFVSDQDYLREFETGYSGFEATNEYFLKTFGRELDENNDSTRTNKLTLSRSWTQYNFNGELRWYDNVINRRQGDTDTTLQKLPYVEFNASKQQLLSSPFYYDLDSEYTYFYRDDGQRGHRVDAYPRFYLPYKFKHYFTIEPSMGFRETFYHFDKNEYTGPTNEQDLSREMYDVKLDLSSEIYRIYQGMGEHIEKIKHTVRPQIIYTYTPNKEQSKFPSFDSLDRIGKQRLLTYSITNTFTSKSLIQNKDGGMPAEAENSWQPEVQKQRTGRFIENQKRRQPEVQKKKSGMPAEAENVAPLDYAYDQFCRFKLEQSYDINEAQEDKTKKQPFSPIYGEIDLLPGSYFNMHADATRSPYNSFFQTYNVAATIWDQRNDMLFIERRYNHNSSDSIVYGLSVVISEKLMVYTEYERNLYDGIDIKTSFGFLYKSQCWSLEAKYIHEGNDRAYMFVVNLYGIGEFAQSLAGPRFEKPYSSGN